The following is a genomic window from Corallococcus soli.
GCCATCAAGCGCTGCGGCGTGGTGAGCGCGTCGCGCGGCACGTTGACGAGGAAGGCATCCAGCGTGGTGAAGCCGAAGAAGATGGGCGGCAGCCGGAAGCCGCGCACGCCGCAGAAGAGCACGTCCACCGGGCCCTGCTCCTTGCGCACCGCGCGGCACACCGCGTCCATGTCCCCGCGCACGTCGTGGCCCGCGTCCGCGAAGAAGGCGGCGGAGAAGTCCGGCGTGCCGAGGTGCCAGGTGTTGCCCTCGTTGAAGAGGCCCGCGTGCGGCCCCTCGCCGTCGGTGGGCTGCTCGCCGTGGAAGGGCAGCGCGCGCACCGTCACGTCGCCCACCTGCCGCGTCTCGCCCCAGCGCAGGGGCTCCACGCGCGTGAAGCCCAGCTGCTTCAGCCGCAGCGCGCAGTCCGTGGAGAAGAGGCTCTCGCGCGCCACCGTCGGCACGAAGATGCGCGTGTCGCGGGGCAGCGGCAGCAGCGAGCCCAGGTGGAAGTGGTCGCCGTGCGAATGGGTGATGACCACCGCGTCCACCCGCCCCAGGTCGCCCGCCTGCATGGGTGCGTAGCCGGGCAGGTCCGCGTCCCCGGCGGGGCGGAAGTACGGATCCACCAGCACGCGCCCTTCCCTGCCCGCCACCAGCACCGTGTTGTGCCCCACGAAGAGGGCCCCCGGGCCGGGCACGTCCACCGGGCCGTCATGGCGCACGAGCCAGCCGGCCTGCGACAGGTCGCCCAGCAGCCCGTCCAGGACCGGGACGACGGACAGGCCCCGCAGCTCCTCCGGCGTCGCGCCCCGGGCGAGCGCGGCGAACAGGTCCGCCACCACCGGCCAGTCCTTCGCGCGCACCGGCACGTCCAGGCCCAATGACTCCTGGCGCAGGTGCAGCACGCGGGGGCGGTGGCTCAGGGCATCCGGGAAGAGGACGTCCTGGCGCAGCACGCGCCGGCCCATGCGCCGCTTCGTGCCCACGCACAGCGCGGCATAGCGGGGCGTGTCCTCCAGCCAGCGCACCAGCGCGTCCGCTTCCCGCAGCGCGCCCTCGCGGCCCAGCGCGGCGATGTGCTTCTTGAGCGGAAGCTGCGCGCGGCGCACGGGACGCGCGGTGGGCCCCTGGATGCTGCACCCCAGGTCCTCGTGGTGATCCGCCTCCGTGCGGGCGGACGCGAGGACGGCGAGGCTGACACCACGGTGCAGGGTGAGGCGCATGCACCGCGACGTCGCATGGCGCGGCTCCCTCCGCAAGGGCCGGCGCGCCTCACGGCGGAGTCGGCGACGGGCCGCCGGGCCGCCCGCGTCCTTGGGGGAGGCGTCCGGTTGTGGGGGGCCGGGGAACGCCGCTACCCTCCCCCGCACCCATGGCCCACCCCGCCCAACCGCTCCCCCCGGAGCCCTCCCCCACCTTGTCGCCCGCGTCCGAGGCGGTGACCCCGCGCTTCCGCTTCCTGCCGGCGGTGAACACCTGGAAGTACCACCTGCTGCTCGCCACGGTGGCCATCCTCATCCTGGGCCCGCTGGGCGGCGTGGCCGCGTCGTACATGAACTTCAGCCTGGGCTTCTTCGTGGCCAGCCAGGTGCTCTCCGGCATCCTCGGCAGCGTCGTCACGTACGGCTACGGCGCGGAGGGCAAGCACGGCGCCAACTACATGCAGACGATGGCCGCGTCGGTGGCCTCGCTGTGCGCCATGTCCGTGCTGATCCAGGCAATGGTGTGGCTGGGCATGCCCCAGCCGCCCGCGTGGCAGCTCATGCTCTTCGTCGGCTGCGTGGGCATGTTCGGCGTGGGCGTGGGGATGCTCTACACGCCGCTGCTCGTGGACCGGCTCCAGTTGGACTACCCGTCCGGCTACGCGGTGGCCAACATCCTGCGCGCGCTCACGGACAAGCGCCTGCTCAAGGCGTCCATCGCGAAGCTGGGCGGCGGCACCGGCCTGGGCATCCTCGCCGCGTTTCTGACGGAGAAGGTCGCGGCCGTGGCCGCGCTGAGCGTGAGCAGCTCCACGGTGGGCGCCGGCATGGTGGTGGGCAGCCGCATCACCGTGCCCGCGATGTGCATGGGCCTCCTGGGCTTCGCCATCACCCCGTTCCTGCAGGGCATCGGGTGGCTGGGGCCCGATGATCCGTACCGGAAGATCGGCTTCCTCATCTCGCTGGCGATGATCTGTGGCGCGGCGATGGTGGACCTGGCGCTGCTGGCGGTGCAGGCGGTGGCGCGCATCCGGAGCCGCGCGCAGGCGCCGGTGGACGACGAGCCGGCCTGGAAGAAGGTCAACGTGCCCCGGCTCATCGCCTG
Proteins encoded in this region:
- a CDS encoding MBL fold metallo-hydrolase → MRLTLHRGVSLAVLASARTEADHHEDLGCSIQGPTARPVRRAQLPLKKHIAALGREGALREADALVRWLEDTPRYAALCVGTKRRMGRRVLRQDVLFPDALSHRPRVLHLRQESLGLDVPVRAKDWPVVADLFAALARGATPEELRGLSVVPVLDGLLGDLSQAGWLVRHDGPVDVPGPGALFVGHNTVLVAGREGRVLVDPYFRPAGDADLPGYAPMQAGDLGRVDAVVITHSHGDHFHLGSLLPLPRDTRIFVPTVARESLFSTDCALRLKQLGFTRVEPLRWGETRQVGDVTVRALPFHGEQPTDGEGPHAGLFNEGNTWHLGTPDFSAAFFADAGHDVRGDMDAVCRAVRKEQGPVDVLFCGVRGFRLPPIFFGFTTLDAFLVNVPRDALTTPQRLMAGPEEALRYGALLGARYVVPCADGGAPWYWREGMGPRYEGYPGEPVTGASSLDENPDADPYPERLAEVRTEKGEGPTALLLRPGEALKWRGARSPEVRRSPGFEWPFGDWRQPASVPPPRSKPRTRQRAPR
- a CDS encoding OPT/YSL family transporter, which gives rise to MAHPAQPLPPEPSPTLSPASEAVTPRFRFLPAVNTWKYHLLLATVAILILGPLGGVAASYMNFSLGFFVASQVLSGILGSVVTYGYGAEGKHGANYMQTMAASVASLCAMSVLIQAMVWLGMPQPPAWQLMLFVGCVGMFGVGVGMLYTPLLVDRLQLDYPSGYAVANILRALTDKRLLKASIAKLGGGTGLGILAAFLTEKVAAVAALSVSSSTVGAGMVVGSRITVPAMCMGLLGFAITPFLQGIGWLGPDDPYRKIGFLISLAMICGAAMVDLALLAVQAVARIRSRAQAPVDDEPAWKKVNVPRLIAWVVGWGAAVVVVATQVLNQPAGFIIFGLALSLLFVLINGIAYGISDNNPISSAFVMSVLLMSLLGLKDPLVGLMASSILLISTSVGCDMQQDRSTGWRLGTNRVVQFRYQVLGIFMGAVLCVGLARVFMGAYPVLSINQLDHPDTQVGQWGSAMTYKFVGAIRDLGALSEYKVKALLIGLGIGFTMEVLRKVIRRHPAYLRFVQGSRRGFAAGYVMDSVVLPSPYAAAFGGFIALPATLWFGVGGVLTSLFNTFSKRFTREPAPGAAVLPEDMSTMSLVGGGLIAGESLFYLFLGLFGLLALLN